The sequence TCATGATCGATGCCTCCGGGGGAAGCCCGCCGCCTTCGAGAGCGGCATCAATACAGTCTAGGGGGCACGACGGCAAATTGCCGGTAAAAGATGCGCCGGTTTTGTAACAAGTACATAAATTTGCTGCGATGGGGTGCGGTTCAGCGCACAGACCATGTCAGAGTTGCATGCTTCTTGGCTGTGGCGGCGGGTGCCGGCTGGCTTGTGGCGTTTGGGTGGGCTGGGGCGGTGGGTCGCCGATTGGCGGAGCAACGGGTTCGATCGGGTCTGGTGTTGGACTTGGGTCCGGAGTCGTGTCGGGTTCGGCAGGATCCGGCGTCGGCGGCTCGATTGGCTCGGGACGGTGAGCGTGTTTTGGGAGGGGAAGCGCGGGAGCGGTGGCGTATTCCGACATGTCGGTGATCCTCGTTTTTGCGTTCCGTTGAATCGCAGCAAGGGCTATGCCGGGGTGGGGGGGCGCTGTGGGCGGCGGTTTCTTGCCTACGGCGGTTTCTTGCCTACGGCGGTTTCTTGCCTACGGCGGTTTCTTGCCTACGGCGTTTGCGCTTGCTTCTGGTTCTCTTTTAGCCTTTCCTTATTCTCGCTGCTTTGGGCATTCCTTGATTTGTTTGCCTTCGCGGCGCTTGTTTCTGTGTGCCTGCGGCGGTGGGCTTTTCTTGATCTGGTTGCCTTCGCGGCGCTTGTTAGTCTGTGTGCCTACGGCGTTGGCCTTTCCTTGAATTCTTAGTGGTTTATTAGCGTTGCCCCTGTGCGGGGCAATGCTCTCAACTTAAGCCCGAAAGGGCTTGTATACGGGGCATTTGCCCTGTAAACTTCATCGCATAACTGATTGATAAATAAACGATATGAACTCAAATACCAGCGTCCTCGCAACTCCTGGCTGAGTTCTCCGATTTCCTGTTCGACCCGGCACTCGCTGAGCGCGTGCGTCTTTCTCCCACTGCCTTTACCCGCAATCGCATCCTGACGCTGCCACGCATGGCCGCGTTGCTAATGTCGGGCATGCGCACGAGCGTGCAGGCCGAACTCGATGGGCTGTTTGGCGCGCTGCACGGGCAGGCGGTGCGCGCCCGCGCGGTGAGTGCACAGGCCTTCAGCAAGGCACGCCGCGGCCTGTCGGCCGAGCTGTTCGAACTGGCCCGCGCCCGCCTGGTTGAACTGGCCCAACCCTACATTGATTCGATGCGCTGGAATGGCCTGAGGCTGGTCGCAGCCGACGGTAGCCGTCTGCGGGTAGGCACGCGCGAAGGCCATGATCTGCGCGCCGACCACTACGCATTTGCCCTGTTCCTGCCGGGGCCGGAGCTGACCCTGCACGCCGCGCTCCATCCGGCCGACGGATCCGAGCGGCAGATGCTGTTCGAAGCGCTGGAGGTGCTGCAGCCGCACGCCGATCTGCTGCTGCTTGATCGCGGCTATCTCGGCAACATGATGGTGGCCGCGCTGGCGCAGCGCGAGATCCCGTTCTGTCTGCGCGTGGATGCACGCGCCTGGACGTGCGTCACCGCCTTTGCGCGCAGTGGCGAGGCTGAGCGAATCGTGACACTGGCCGCGCCCAATGAACAGGACGCCCTTGACTATGAACTGGTGCGCACGCCCACCACGGTGCGCCTGATCCGCGATGTCACTCCTGGCGGACGTGTTCGCGTGCTGATGACCTCGCTGCTCGATCGCCAGCGCTATCCGGCTGCCACCTTCGGGGCGCTCTATCATCAGCGCTGGCGCATCGAGGAAGCGTTCAAACGGCTCAAGCACCGGCTGCGGCTGGAGGCTGTCACGGGGCTGGACTACCTGGCGCTGCAGCAGGACTTCGGCGCAAAAACCGTCGCCGATAACCTGTGCACACTGCTCAGCGATCTCGACGATGCGTCTCACGATGACGCACCTGCCAGCCGTCCTGACCGTGTTTATGCGCTGGGTGCCCTCAAGCCAATCCTCGGCGCGTGCCTGCTACGGATTGAACACTGCCTGAACCTGCTGCCCAAAGTCATGCCGGCCATCCACCAGGCCCGATGTCGTATCCAGCCCTCGCGCTCTTACCCACGACCGCCCAGCAAAGCCAAGCCCCATCACCATCTCGCGTACAAGCCTGCTTGATGAAATGGGGCTTAAGTTGAGAGCATTGCTGTGCGGGGCGGCACTTACTTTCTTTGCCGCCGCAAAGAAAGATAAGCAAAGAAAGCGGCTCGAACCCCCTGCTAAGCGGGTCCCCCGCACAGCCACGGTAGTGGTGCATCTGGAATCCGTGCTCCCGCACACTTCGCGTGAGTGACAAGGCGCTCATACTTCCCGCCTCGCACTACGTGCTCGCCGGAAGGGTCCATCAGAAAACATGGGCTTCGTTTGGACTCGGTGGGACCATCGGCTTCGCCTCGCCGATGTGTCAATCCGGAAAGGCCACCGACGCCGAACAGAGCCAGCAGCAAACGAAAGACGGCTAGGCGCTGAAAACGGCAAGCGGCTCTTTGAAATGCCGCGGCAACGAATATGACTGACGGCTTGGTGAAGTGTCATCGCATTGAATATGGCTAGCGGCTTTGCGAAGCGCCGCAGGCTTCGAGTACCGCTGGTGGCTTTGCGAAGCGCTGCAGGCATCGAGTACATTGGTGGCCTTGCGAAGCGCCGCGGGTATCGAGCGCGGTGAGCTACCTTTTGAGGTGCCGCGGGCATCGAACGCGGCGGGTAGCCTTGTGAATCACCTCCGAGCGTAAAAACGGCGGCAGGTTTGATGAACTACCGCGTCGGCGCGCGCAGCGCCGCCGGAAGTATGACTGCTGTGCCACGAACGTCGAATGTGCGAGGACACGGATTCCAGATGCACCACTACCGTGGCTGCGCGGGGGACCCGCTTAGCAGGGGCTTCGAGCCGCTTTCTTTTGCCTACTTTTCTTTGCGGCCGGCAAAGAAAAGTAGGTGCCGCCCCGCACAGGGGCAACGCTAATAGACCAATATCAAATCAAGGAAAGGCCAACGCCGTAAGGGCACAACCAAAAAGCGCCGCGCAGGCAAAAAAACCACCCAATCTTAAACCGCTCCCCCAAGCGCACGCGACTCATCAGCCGCATCGCCGTCCTCCCGCGCATCATTCCCATACTCAACGAGCCGGTTATAAAGCGTCTTCAGACTAATCCCAAGAATCTCAGCAGCACGCGTCTTCACGCCACCACACTGCTCAAGCGTAGCCAGAATCAGTTGCCGGTCTGCTTCCGCCAGCGAGGTGCCAAACGGAATGGTGATGGCCGTACCAGCCGCGGGCTTCGACAACGTAATCTGCAACGGCACCGTCGCCGTACTATCCGAATCCGCCCCCGACATGATATGCGCGCGCTGCACATAATTCTTCAGCTCGCGCACATTACCGGGCCACGGATACGACATCAACATATCCTTCACCGAGGCCGGGAAATGCTTCTTCGTGCTATGGCGCTCGTTAAGTTCATCGAGAAACGCCTGCGCGAGCAACTCAACATCCTTACCCCGGTCGCGCAACGGCGGCAAGCTAATCGGAAACACGTTCAGTCGATGGTACAAATCGAGCCGCAACTTGCCTTCCAGCACCGCCTGCTCAGGATCGCGGTTAGTCGCCGCAATCACGCGCACGTCCGTCTCGGTTTCCTTGGTCGTGCCAACCCGCATGAACATGCCCGTTTCCAGCACGCGTAGCAGCTTCACCTGCAACTCGATCGGCATTTCGGTGATTTCGTCGAGGAACAGCGTGCCGCCGCTCGCACGTTCGAAATACCCTTTGTGCTGACGATCCGCGCCGGTGAACGAGCCACGCTCGTGGCCGAACATTTCCGATTCGATCAGGTTCGGCGAGATCGCGCCGCAATTCACCGCGAGGAAGGCATGCTTGCGCCGCAAGCTGAGTTCGTGCAGCGTCTGGGCGGCGACTTCCTTGCCGGTGCCCGATTCGCCCACCAACATGACCGAGGCCGCCGTCGGCGCAACACGGCCGATCTGGTCGTAGACCTCCTGCATGGCCGGTGAATTGCCGAGCATCAAACCAAACCGGCCCATGCGGCGCAACTCGCCGCGCAAGGTGCCGATTTCCGCCTTCAGGTCGCCAGCGCGCGGCAAACGCGACAGGATCGCCTTCACGCGCTGCATGTTGATCGGCTTCACCAGGTAATCGGTAGCGCCCATCTTCAACGCGTTGACCGCCGACTCCACCGTGGCGTGGCCCGTAATCACGATCACCTCCACGCCGGAGCGCGGATCAAGATCTTCAAACAGATCGACTCCACTGCCATCGGGCAGCTTCAAGTCGGTAAAAACCACGTCTGGCATCTGCCGGACCAGTTGAATGCGCGCTTCGCGCAAATCGCCCGCCGTGGCGGTAGTCAGACCGTCTTCCCCGATGATGGCGGAAAGCGCCTCGCGGGTACCGGCATCGTCATCGACAATCAGTACGTGTGGCATCGCGTCTCGAAAACCTGAAAGCGTGAATGGGGAAACATGCAAAACCGCATGCTGGAAAAACAGGCCGGCGGCTTGCCGCTGAGCCGCGTGTGCGCCCAGATGTGAGCACACGCTAACGCCGTCTCAACAGCGCCGGGACCCTGATTTGATTCAATTCCGCAACAATCTACAGGAAAATGACGCGCTATGCTGCGGTATTGTTGTCCATTTACCTATTATACGGTTTTATCGGGCCAATTTTGTAATGTGCGCCCAGTGCCGCTTGTCGAAGCGGAACGTCGGCGCAGCGGCGTACGCAAGCTCAGAATTGCGGCCCTCAGCTGCGCGGAAACGGCCATGCGCCGTCTTTGCCGTTCAGACGTGCCGCGCCATTTGCGCCATGTGCCGTGTCTGGCATAGATGGGCCGGTACTCGCCGCCGTCACACTGCCGGATGGCGTCGCCACCGTGCCGCCTTCGCCTTCCCACCGGCTCAGTTCACGCGCCGCCGGAACCTGCGCGGCACGATTTCGCTGCACGTAGCGTACAGCCAGAAACCCACCGAGGGCTATCAGCGCGCCGAAGATGCCAATTCTGGGTCGTCCCATCGTGAACTCCTTGTTGTCGTCAAGCAGATCGGCGTCGAGCATTGCGCGTTAGCGCGTGCTCAGAACGCCAGGCAAGAGGCCGCCGCCCGCGGCAATGCCGATCAAGCGCCACGGATCGCGCCGCACGTCGCGTTCGGGTTTGACGGTCGCGGCCCGGCAGCGCCGCTGTGTGCTTTGACCTGGGTCGCGCAAAAGCACACGCATATCGGATGAACGCCGCAAACGCCGTGCCCGGTAACTTTGCCGCGCTCATTCGGTGCTGGAATGGGCTCAGGCACTTTCGACCGAGCGTGCGCCGGGTTATTTCACAGACCGTCACACGGATTGCCGGAAGCAGCGTCAAAGTGGTTAAATCGAATTTTTATGAGATAGTGGCCGCACGGGTCCGTCTCGCTCCAAGGCCGCGTGCCGCAACACCGAACCCATTTGCCCAGGACTCCCTGTTTATGGCGTCAATCGACCTCGACTCGCCCACCGTCGCCGCAGGCGGCAATGCTTCGGCACAGGCGAAGCAGCGCGTCGCGGACGGCATCGCGGGACTGAAATCGTACGGGCTGCTATACGGCTCGTCGCCGGTGATGCTCGAGCTGTACGAACAGATCGAACGCGTCGCCAGCACTGACGCGACCGCGTTGATCATCGGCGAATCCGGCACCGGCAAGGAACTGATTGCCCGCACGATTCACGATCAAAGCAGCCGCAAGGACGCACCGTTTGTCGCGGTGAACTGTGGCGCGATTCCCGATGAACTCATCGAAGCCGAATTGTTCGGCCACGAAAAAGGCAGCTTCACCAGCGCGGTCCAAGGCCGTATCGGCTACTTCGAACATGCGAACGGCGGCACGCTGTTTCTCGACGAAATCACGGAAATGGCGCCAGTGCGTCAGGTGAAGCTGTTGCGCGCGCTCGAGACAGGCACGTTTTTTCGGGTCGGCGGCACCGAACTGATTCGCGGCGACGTGCGCGTGATCGCGGCCACCAATCGCGACCCCGCGGTCGCGGTGAAGGAAAACGGTCTGCGTGAAGACCTGATGTACCGCCTCGCGGTTTTTCCGTTGCGCGCGCCGCCGTTGCGAGAGCGAGAGAGCGATCGGGAACTGCTCGCGCAACACTTTCTCGCCTTGCTGAATCAGCAGGAAGGCGCAAGCAAGAGCTTCAGCAAACGGTCGATCGAAACCGTACGGACCTGGTCGTGGCCGGGCAACGTACGCGAGTTGAAGAACGCGGTGTATCGCGCGTTCATTCTCGCGGAGAAGACGGTCGAGCTGCCGCATCCGCATCTCGCGTCGCGTGTGAAAAAGCCCGTGACGCAAGGCGACGCGATGAGCGTGTGGATCGGCACCCCACTCGCGGATGCGCAAAAACAGATCATTCTCGGCACGCTCAAATATTGCGGCGGCGACAAGCGGCGCGCGGCCAAAGCGCTCGGCGTGAGTCTGAAAACGCTGTACAACCGCTTGAGCGTATACGGCGACGACGCAGGCACAGACGAAGAAACCGGGCCATAAGCGGTGCCTGGTACTCACACGGTTCGTTCGCGTGCGCGGGCGTTTTCTGCGTGCTCACGTTCTACTTTTTGCGTCCGCCTTGTGCGTGTGTTGTGCCTCCCTCTCTCGGCCGAAACGGCCCTTTCTGGCCACGTGTCATCTCATAATTAATCCCTTCGCACCACCAATCAAATCGGCCTCTTCTCACCAGAAACCGATTTGACTCGCACCATCTTTTGCAATTGCTTGCACTTTTCCACTGCCATTTACAAATGACATCCTGCAAAATGCGGCAGCGCATAGTGCAACGATGGGAAAGACGTGCCTTTCGCTCACGCACCATTCACACACGTGCTTCGTGTGGGTGAACGAAAGACACTTGCAGGAGCAGAGACAGGGAAATGCAAAAAAGTATGGTGTGGGCCGAATGGGAAAAACCAACAGCCAAATCGTCTAAAGCGGCCAAACGCGGGCGTCCGAATACAACGGCGCTCGTCGCGTTGGCCGTGGCGATCTCGTCGGCATTGAGCGGATGCAGCTCGCTCTATACGGAAGGCGCCACCGCTGGCGCCGGTGTTGCGGGCGCCGCGCTCGCGGCCAAAGTCACCCGGAATGCGGCAGTCGCTACCGGCATCGGTCTCGGCGCCGTGGCCGCAGCCCGCGCCGGCGTGCAGTATTCGGAGCGGGTGGTCCATAAGAATACGCAGGACGGTATCGCCAAAATCGCCGGTCCGCTCGACGTCGGCGCGATCGCACCGTGGAGCGTGACGCACTCAGTACCGATCGAAGACGACGAACACGGCCGCGTCACCGTTAGCCGCACGATCAGCACAGGCGCGCTCGACTGCAAGGAAATCGTCTTCTCGGTCGATCAGACCGCTACCCAGAATGTGCCGGCAAGCAGTGCGTTCTATGTCGCGTCGATCTGCCGTGACGGCGACAACTGGAAATGGGCGTCGGCCGAACCCGCTACCGAACGCTGGGGCGCGCTGCAATGAGGGCGCTGTCGCTTCCACGCCTCCGGAATGAACGCGTGCTACCAGCGCTGCGGTTCGTCGATGGCGCGCATGCCACCCTGGTCCCGCGCACGCCTGCGGCGACGCTTGCCGGCAACAGGCTGCGGCTCGTGCTGGCGGGTGCGATCTGCGTCGGCGCCAGTCTGCTGACGAGCGGCTGTTCGTCGGTCGGCGCAATGAGCGGTGCTGCGGCCGGTGTCGCAACAGGCCTCGTGACCACTAACCCCGCAGTCGGCATCGGCGTCGGTATCGCCGTGCAGGCCGCGACCGACGAAGCCGTCAACCGCTACATGCGCACCATGCACGGCGATCAGCAGAACATGATCGCCGCGCTGGCGGGTGCGATGCCGGTCGGCGAAACGCGGCCCTGGGCGGTCAAGCACACGCTGCCGATCGAGAACGGCCACGGCCAGGTGCGCGTGACGCGCGCGTTCAGCTCGGCGCTCGCGCTGTGCAAGGATTTCGTGTTCTCGGTTCAGGACGGCGACGGCCCGAACGCGCACGAAGACTGGTACACGGCGAGCGCGTGTCAGCAGGACAAGGGTTGGAAGTGGGCGTCGGCGGAACCGGCGGTCGAGCGCTGGGGCAATCTGCAATAAAAAAAGCGGCTGGGTCTCCCCTGCCGCTTTTTGCCTGAAGCGTCTTAATCAACTCGACCGGAATTAAGACTCCACGTCTTCCAGACTGAAAATCTCCGTCTGGTCGTTGTACGAGAAGATCTCGCCATAACGGCCCCAGTTGATCACGGCGTCGAGCGTCTCTTCCGCGGCGCTGTCCGACAGAAAATCCTCCAGCTCCTGCTCGAAGCGCACGCGCGGCGCACGATGCCCCGGCCGTTCGTTCAACACCTTCTTGATCCGCGCGGCGAGCGGCACGTGGCGCAGCAGATGCTCGGCGAACATCATCTTGCGCTCCTGGGTGCCGAATTCCGAGAACACGCGTGCCGGCGGCGTCAGGAAAATATCGCCTTCGCGCACGTCGGCAAAGCCCAGGTGCTGCAGCACTTCGGCGACCGGGAACAGATCGTCCACCTCCAGATGCAGCGAGCGGGCGATTTCCGGCATGTCAGCACGGCCGTGGTACGGCGCAGCGGCCAGCGTTTCGATCAGACCGGCCATCAGGTTGGTCGACACATGCGGCAACCAGCTGTGCAGCTCGAGGCCCTTCTTGGTTGCTTCGCCGGTCTGACGCGCGGTCATCTTGGCGTAGATTTCGTCGACCAGACGGCGGAACGCCGGATCCAGCCGGTTGCGCGGATGCTTGAACGGCACCTTGATCTCGGCGATCACGCGGCCCGGGTTCGACGACAGCACCAGGATGCGATCGCACATGAACACCGCTTCTTCGATGTTGTGCGTGACGATCAGCACCGATTTGATCGGCATGCGACCTTGCGTCCACAGGTCGAGCAAGTCGGTACGCAAGGTTTCGGCGGTCAGCACGTCGAGGGCCGAAAACGGCTCGTCCATCAGCAGCAGCGTCGGATCGACCACCAGCGCGCGCGCAAAGCCGACGCGCTGACGCATGCCGCCCGACAACTCGCGCGGATACGCGTTTTCAAAACCGTCGAGACCGATCAGGTCGATCGCGGCCAGCGCGCGTTCGCGGCGCTCACGCGCCCCCACGCCTTGCGCTTCGAGGCCCGCTTCCACGTTCTGCAGCACGGTCAGCCACGGGAACAGCGCGAAGGTCTGGAACACCATCGCGACACCCTTGGCCGGACCGTCGAGCGGCTTGCCGAGGTACTCAATCTGACCGCCGGTCGGTTCGATCAGGCCGGCGATGATACGCAGGAGCGTCGACTTGCCCGAACCCGAGCGGCCCAGCATGCCGACGATCTCGCCTTCACGCAGCGACAGGTTCACATCGTCGAGCACCAGCAGTTCGCCTTGATTCTTGTTGAAGCCTCTGGAGACATCCTTGACGGCCAGAATCTCTTCACCCAGGCGCGGCGGTGTTGTCGGCGTCTGGACCGGCGCAGCGGTTACGGCAGCTTTAGGATTTTGCATCGCGGTTTGCCTTTAAATTCCTGTCAATCGAGCCGAAGCTTGGATTCGGCATAGGCGTACATCGGACGCCACAGCAGGCGGTTAAACAAAGTCACAAATAGGGACATCACGGCAATGCCGAGAATGATCTTCGGGAAGTCGCCCGCGGCCGTGGTCTTGGCGATATAGGCGCCCAGGCCGTGAGCCTCCAGCTTGGTATCGCCCCACTGCACGAACTCGGCGACGATGCTCGCATTCCACGCGCCACCCGAGGCGGTAATCGCGCCCGTCACGTAATACGGGAAAA comes from Burkholderia sp. GAS332 and encodes:
- a CDS encoding Transposase DDE domain-containing protein: MAALLMSGMRTSVQAELDGLFGALHGQAVRARAVSAQAFSKARRGLSAELFELARARLVELAQPYIDSMRWNGLRLVAADGSRLRVGTREGHDLRADHYAFALFLPGPELTLHAALHPADGSERQMLFEALEVLQPHADLLLLDRGYLGNMMVAALAQREIPFCLRVDARAWTCVTAFARSGEAERIVTLAAPNEQDALDYELVRTPTTVRLIRDVTPGGRVRVLMTSLLDRQRYPAATFGALYHQRWRIEEAFKRLKHRLRLEAVTGLDYLALQQDFGAKTVADNLCTLLSDLDDASHDDAPASRPDRVYALGALKPILGACLLRIEHCLNLLPKVMPAIHQARCRIQPSRSYPRPPSKAKPHHHLAYKPA
- a CDS encoding two component, sigma54 specific, transcriptional regulator, NtrC subfamily, Fis family; amino-acid sequence: MPHVLIVDDDAGTREALSAIIGEDGLTTATAGDLREARIQLVRQMPDVVFTDLKLPDGSGVDLFEDLDPRSGVEVIVITGHATVESAVNALKMGATDYLVKPINMQRVKAILSRLPRAGDLKAEIGTLRGELRRMGRFGLMLGNSPAMQEVYDQIGRVAPTAASVMLVGESGTGKEVAAQTLHELSLRRKHAFLAVNCGAISPNLIESEMFGHERGSFTGADRQHKGYFERASGGTLFLDEITEMPIELQVKLLRVLETGMFMRVGTTKETETDVRVIAATNRDPEQAVLEGKLRLDLYHRLNVFPISLPPLRDRGKDVELLAQAFLDELNERHSTKKHFPASVKDMLMSYPWPGNVRELKNYVQRAHIMSGADSDSTATVPLQITLSKPAAGTAITIPFGTSLAEADRQLILATLEQCGGVKTRAAEILGISLKTLYNRLVEYGNDAREDGDAADESRALGGAV
- a CDS encoding sigma54 specific transcriptional regulator, Fis family is translated as MASIDLDSPTVAAGGNASAQAKQRVADGIAGLKSYGLLYGSSPVMLELYEQIERVASTDATALIIGESGTGKELIARTIHDQSSRKDAPFVAVNCGAIPDELIEAELFGHEKGSFTSAVQGRIGYFEHANGGTLFLDEITEMAPVRQVKLLRALETGTFFRVGGTELIRGDVRVIAATNRDPAVAVKENGLREDLMYRLAVFPLRAPPLRERESDRELLAQHFLALLNQQEGASKSFSKRSIETVRTWSWPGNVRELKNAVYRAFILAEKTVELPHPHLASRVKKPVTQGDAMSVWIGTPLADAQKQIILGTLKYCGGDKRRAAKALGVSLKTLYNRLSVYGDDAGTDEETGP
- a CDS encoding NitT/TauT family transport system ATP-binding protein, producing MQNPKAAVTAAPVQTPTTPPRLGEEILAVKDVSRGFNKNQGELLVLDDVNLSLREGEIVGMLGRSGSGKSTLLRIIAGLIEPTGGQIEYLGKPLDGPAKGVAMVFQTFALFPWLTVLQNVEAGLEAQGVGARERRERALAAIDLIGLDGFENAYPRELSGGMRQRVGFARALVVDPTLLLMDEPFSALDVLTAETLRTDLLDLWTQGRMPIKSVLIVTHNIEEAVFMCDRILVLSSNPGRVIAEIKVPFKHPRNRLDPAFRRLVDEIYAKMTARQTGEATKKGLELHSWLPHVSTNLMAGLIETLAAAPYHGRADMPEIARSLHLEVDDLFPVAEVLQHLGFADVREGDIFLTPPARVFSEFGTQERKMMFAEHLLRHVPLAARIKKVLNERPGHRAPRVRFEQELEDFLSDSAAEETLDAVINWGRYGEIFSYNDQTEIFSLEDVES